A window of Microbacterium hominis genomic DNA:
AAGGTGCAGCGCGCGCTGACCCGCAGACTCCTCACCGAGCAGCGGCTCGCGCTCATGCGGGCCGAAGGCTTCGACGCGGTGCCGGCGTGACCGGCACCAGCGACGACGTGAGAGTGGATGCCGCGCCCGCAGCGCCGGGAGCGGCATCCACTCACCTCTCGGCGGTGCGCGACTTCGACCGCTTCCTCGGCGACCCGCGCGAGGCGGGCGCGGTCGTCTCCACGGTGCGCTCGCTCGAGCTCGACGAGCGGTCCGCGTTCCCCGCGGAGGAGATCGCGGCGGTCGACCGGTTCGGGCTGCAGCGCTGGTACGTCCCGGCCGCGCACGGGGGGCGGCTCACCGATGCGCTGGAGCCGCTGCTGATGATCCGCCATCTCGCGCGACGCGACTTCACGGTCGCGGCCGTGCACGGCAAGACCTTCCTCGGCGCGATCTGCGCGTGGGTGGCGGGCGGCGAGACCACCGGTCGCATGGCCGAGCTCGCCGGTTCCGGCGCGCCCGTGTCGTGGGGGCTGACCGAGCGCGGGCGCGGGTCCGACCTGTCGCGGTCGACGACCGCCGCTGCGGTCGGAGATGCGCGCGTGCGCGTCGACGGAGGCAAGTGGCCGATCAACAACGCGGTGCGCTGCCGCGCGATGACCGTGCTCGCCCGCACCGACGACAGGCCGGGCCCCCGGTCGCTGTCGCTCGTGCTCGTCGACAAGCACGAGGCCGACTCCGCCACGATCTCGTACGAACCCAAGGTGCGCGCGCATGGCCTCCGCGGCGCGAACCTCGCCGGCATCCGGTTCGAGGGCACGGTCGTCGGCCGATCGTCCGTGATCGGTCCCGTGGGGCATGGCCTGGAGATCGTGCTCAAGAGCCTGCAGCTGACGCGCCCGTTCACCACGGCGCTGTCGATGGGCGCCGCCGATCAGGCACTGGCGATCGCTCTCGAGACCGCGGCGACCGAACGCGTCGGCGGCCGCCCGCTCGCCGACCTGCCCATCGCGCGACGCGCGCTCGCCGATGCCGTCGCCGACGCGCTGCTGACGGAGATCCTCATGTTCACGGGCGTGCGCTGCGCCCACGCGGCGCCGGACGAGATGGCGCTCGTGAGCGCGCTGGTGAAGTTCCTCGGCCCGGACACCACCGATCTGCTCTTCCGTGATCTGTCGCGCTTCCTCGGCGCGCGGGCCCAGGTCGTAGGCCTCGCCGGCGTCGACGAGATCGAGCCGGCGCTCGCCGGCGCCTTCCAGAAGGCCGCCCGCGACAGTCGTGTCGTCGGCATCTTCGACGGCAACTCGGTCGTGAACCTCAACATGATCGTGAACGAGATCCCGAACCTGCTGCGCCCGGCCGATCCGCCTGTGCTCGACGAGGTGCTCGCGCTGCTGCGCCCCGAGGTCCGGTTCGACGCGCTGCCGACGGGCTCCCTGCGCCTGGTCACCCGGCAGGGCTCACGGCTGCTGCGCGCGCTGCCGCAGCTGGTGGATGCCGCCGCCGGGGCCGGTGCGCCGCTCGAGGTGCTCGCACCGGCGCGGTTCGTCGCCGCCGAGTACGCGGCGGCGCTCGCGCAGGCGGACGGGCTGCCGCGGCAGTCGCAGCCCGACCCCCTCGCCTTCCACCTGGCGGAGCGGATCGCCCTCGCCTTCGGCGGCGCGAGCGCGCTCGCGTTCTGGCTCGCCCGCCGGGGCGCTGTGCCGGCGCCGCTCGGCGTCGACGACGCATGGATCGCCGCTGTGCTGCAGCGCGTCGCCCAGCGGCTGGGCGGACCGGCCGTCGACCCCGACATCGCCGACGCGGTCACCGGCGCCGCGCTGCGCGTCTCCGGCCCCGTGACGGTGCTGCCCTCGTGGATCGGGGCGGCGGCATGATCACGATCCCGGTCCCCTCGGCACGCGTCGTGCCCGTGATCTCCGGCGCCGCCGATCTCCGCACCTCGGGGGCCGCTGCTGCGGCAGCGGCTGCGCGCCCGGACGGCAGTCTCGACCCGGCCCGCCTCGCCGCCGCCCTGCGTCCGGTGTTCGCCCGCGATGCCGCCGCCGGGGTGGGCGCGACGTGGGTGGCGCTCGCCGGCGGATCCCCGGCGGGCGATCTCGTCGTGACCTCGGGTCTGCGCGAAGGCTCGTTCGCCACCGATGCGGCCCCAGACCACGCCGATCCGCGCCTGCTCGCCCTCACGCGCGCCGTCGTTCCGGCGGCCGCGATCGGCGCCGTCGAGACCGCCGTCGCCGCGTCCGTCGCGTACGCGCGAGCACGCCGGCTCTACGGCGGGTGCGTGCTCGACATCCCGCACGCCCGCGCCCTGCTCGCCGCGGCGGTCGCCGATCTCAGGGCCGCCGACGCGCTGAGCGCCGCGGCCCTGCACGAGGTGGATGCCGCGGGCCCGGCATCCACCGCCTCGGCCGCTCTCGCGGGGCACCTGGTCCCCGTGCTGCTGGCCGACGCGGTGCAGCAGCTGTCGGTGCTCGCCGGCTCCACCTTCTACGCCCGCATCGAGCCGTTCCCGGTGATCGAGAAGATCGTGCGCGACATCGCGGCGCTTCCGCTGCTCGTGCCGGGGCTGGGCGCCGCGCTCGTCGATGCGCTCCCGGCGCTCCCGGCGTGGTCGGGAACGACCGTGCTCGACGACCCGGCCGTGCGCGCCGCGATCGACCGCGACGCGCCGCGCGCCGGGCCGCTCGTTGCGGAGCTCGCCGCGGCCGGAGAGGTGCAGCGCGGGATCGCGCACGACCTCGATCGGGCGGCTCTCGGCCTCGACGCTCCTGCGGCCACGTACGACCTCGCTCTGCGCGTGGCGGTCCTCACCGCCGCCGACGCCGCGGCCGCCGCGTGGTCGGCGGCGCGCGGGCGCCCGGGGCCCGCGGGCGATCCGCTCGCGCTCGAAGCGGTGATGCGCCGCCTGCACGGTCGCCTCGTGCGGCGGCATCCCCCCCTCCCGGCCGCCGTCGTCGCGCGCCTCGTCGAACACGCCGAAGCCCTCGCCGACTCCTCCTGATCCGACTGCTCCCGATCCGACGAACCGACCCGACGAAAGGAACCGCCATGCCCGCACAGCTGGTCGCCACCGAGGTGGAGGAATGGCTCACCGGACGCGTCCTCGCCTACGGAAAGGTCGCCGCCGACAGCTTCACCGTCGACACCCCGCTCACCGAGCTGGGGCTGGACTCCGTCTACGCCCTCACCCTGTGCGGAGACATCGAAGACGAGTTCGAGCTCGAGGTGGACCCCACGATCGTGTGGGACTACCCCACGATCCGCGAGCTCGCCGAGGGGATCTCGCAGCTTGCCGCCGAGTGATCTGGCGCCGGCCGGCGTGCGGCTGCGGGTCGGCTCGGTCGCGCGCGACCCGGGCACCGAGGCGCGCGCGTGGGTGCGCGAGCTCGTCACCGAGCTCGGCGCGCCCTGGCGCGGATTCGCCGAGGTCCCGCGCGGGACGAAGCCGCTCCTGGCCGACGGTCCGCCCGGCTGGGACATCGGCATCGCGCACTCCGGCCCGTGGGTCGTCGCGGGCGTGGCCCAGAGCGGCCGGCTCGGCGTCGACATCGAGGCGGTCGCGCCCGTGTTCGATCAGCCGGCGCTCGTGCGACGGCTGTGCAGCCCGGCCGAGCGGGAGACGATCGACCGGATGGATGCCGCCACCCGGCGCATCCGGCTCACCCGGCTGTGGACGATCAAGGAATCGTTCGCGAAGGCGCTCGGGGTCGGTCTCGCCCTCGACTTCACGACCATCGAAGCGGACACGCTCGGTGAACAATCGGGGCTGAGGTCCGTGCGCACGGCGTCGCTCGACGGCGGCCGTGTCATGATCGCAGTCACCTGGGTCGACGATGCCCCCCTCTCGATGCCGATCCGCATGCGCGCGGCGGCATAGGCTGAAGATTCTGGGAAGGGGATCGAATGCGTCTGTCTGTCATCGGCTGCGGGTATCTGGGGGCGGTTCATGCCGCGGCGATGGCGTCGATCGGCCACGAGGTGGTCGGGATCGATGTCGACACCCGCAAGGTCGAGTCGCTGTCACGGGGTGAGGCGCCGTTCTTCGAGCCCGGGCTGACCGAGATCCTCACCGAGGGCATCGCGTCGGGCCGGCTCACGTTCACCACCGACATGGCCGCCGCCCGCGGCGCGCGGGTGCACTTCGTGGGCGTGGGAACACCCCAGGTCAAAGACGGCTACGCCGCCGACCTCACCTACGTGAACGCCGCCGTCGACGGGCTGATCCCGTACCTGTCCGCAGGCGACGTCGTCGCCGGCAAGTCCACCGTCCCCGTCGGCACCGCCGCGACGCTCGCCGAGCGGGTCACCCCGACGGGGGCGACCCTGGTGTGGAACCCCGAGTTCCTCCGCGAAGGCTGGGCCGTGCAGGACACCATCGACCCCGACCGACTGGTGGCCGGCGTGCCCGCCGGCGACGAGGGCGACCGCGCCGCCGCGGTGCTGCGGGAGGTGTACCACACCGCCGTCGCCAAGGACACGCCGTTCATCGTCACCGACTACGCCACCGCCGAGCTGGTCAAGGTCGCCGCAAACGCGTTCCTGGCCACGAAGATCTCGTTCATCAACGCGATGGCCGAGATCGCCGAGGTCACCGGCGCCGACGTCACCCAGCTCGCCGACGCGATCGGCCACGACGCCCGCATCGGCCGCCGGTTCCTCGGCGCCGGCATCGGGTTCGGCGGCGGCTGCCTGCCCAAGGACATCCGCGCCTTCTCCGCCCGCGCCGAAGAGCTCGGCCGCGGCGAATCGGTCTCGTTCCTGCGCGAGGTCGACGCGATCAACCTCCGCCGCCGCGACCGCG
This region includes:
- a CDS encoding 4'-phosphopantetheinyl transferase family protein encodes the protein MPPSDLAPAGVRLRVGSVARDPGTEARAWVRELVTELGAPWRGFAEVPRGTKPLLADGPPGWDIGIAHSGPWVVAGVAQSGRLGVDIEAVAPVFDQPALVRRLCSPAERETIDRMDAATRRIRLTRLWTIKESFAKALGVGLALDFTTIEADTLGEQSGLRSVRTASLDGGRVMIAVTWVDDAPLSMPIRMRAAA
- a CDS encoding UDP-glucose dehydrogenase family protein — translated: MRLSVIGCGYLGAVHAAAMASIGHEVVGIDVDTRKVESLSRGEAPFFEPGLTEILTEGIASGRLTFTTDMAAARGARVHFVGVGTPQVKDGYAADLTYVNAAVDGLIPYLSAGDVVAGKSTVPVGTAATLAERVTPTGATLVWNPEFLREGWAVQDTIDPDRLVAGVPAGDEGDRAAAVLREVYHTAVAKDTPFIVTDYATAELVKVAANAFLATKISFINAMAEIAEVTGADVTQLADAIGHDARIGRRFLGAGIGFGGGCLPKDIRAFSARAEELGRGESVSFLREVDAINLRRRDRAVELVVNALGGSVFKKNVTVLGAAFKPHSDDIRDSPALDVAVRLHGLGAWVTITDPEALDNAERLHPQLNYVRDRDEALRGADAVIVVTEWDEYRRELSPAHAATLATGRIVVDGRNCLDAAAWRDAGWDYFGMGRP
- a CDS encoding acyl carrier protein, producing MPAQLVATEVEEWLTGRVLAYGKVAADSFTVDTPLTELGLDSVYALTLCGDIEDEFELEVDPTIVWDYPTIRELAEGISQLAAE
- a CDS encoding acyl-CoA dehydrogenase family protein is translated as MITIPVPSARVVPVISGAADLRTSGAAAAAAAARPDGSLDPARLAAALRPVFARDAAAGVGATWVALAGGSPAGDLVVTSGLREGSFATDAAPDHADPRLLALTRAVVPAAAIGAVETAVAASVAYARARRLYGGCVLDIPHARALLAAAVADLRAADALSAAALHEVDAAGPASTASAALAGHLVPVLLADAVQQLSVLAGSTFYARIEPFPVIEKIVRDIAALPLLVPGLGAALVDALPALPAWSGTTVLDDPAVRAAIDRDAPRAGPLVAELAAAGEVQRGIAHDLDRAALGLDAPAATYDLALRVAVLTAADAAAAAWSAARGRPGPAGDPLALEAVMRRLHGRLVRRHPPLPAAVVARLVEHAEALADSS
- a CDS encoding acyl-CoA dehydrogenase family protein — encoded protein: MTGTSDDVRVDAAPAAPGAASTHLSAVRDFDRFLGDPREAGAVVSTVRSLELDERSAFPAEEIAAVDRFGLQRWYVPAAHGGRLTDALEPLLMIRHLARRDFTVAAVHGKTFLGAICAWVAGGETTGRMAELAGSGAPVSWGLTERGRGSDLSRSTTAAAVGDARVRVDGGKWPINNAVRCRAMTVLARTDDRPGPRSLSLVLVDKHEADSATISYEPKVRAHGLRGANLAGIRFEGTVVGRSSVIGPVGHGLEIVLKSLQLTRPFTTALSMGAADQALAIALETAATERVGGRPLADLPIARRALADAVADALLTEILMFTGVRCAHAAPDEMALVSALVKFLGPDTTDLLFRDLSRFLGARAQVVGLAGVDEIEPALAGAFQKAARDSRVVGIFDGNSVVNLNMIVNEIPNLLRPADPPVLDEVLALLRPEVRFDALPTGSLRLVTRQGSRLLRALPQLVDAAAGAGAPLEVLAPARFVAAEYAAALAQADGLPRQSQPDPLAFHLAERIALAFGGASALAFWLARRGAVPAPLGVDDAWIAAVLQRVAQRLGGPAVDPDIADAVTGAALRVSGPVTVLPSWIGAAA